The window ATGGAGTTTAAAGATGCTAAGGATAACTGAATACATTAAAAAAACATTAAAAGGTGAAAAGATAAAACCCTTTCCGGGAGTTATCCTGATATGGAATCTGACAAATGTTTGTAATCTTTTCTGTCAGCACTGTTATTCCTCTGCAAACACTGTAAGGACAGGTGAACCCACATTAGAAGATATAAAAGCTCAAATACCATATCTAAAAAAGGCAGGGGTAAGATACCTGATCCTTTCAGGAGGAGAGCCTCTGCTCAGAGAAGATATATTTGATATAGCAAGACTTTTTAATGAAAGCGGCTTTATAACAACCCTTTCAACAAACGGTATTCTTATTTCAGAAAAAAATATAGACAGGATAAAAGAAAATTTTTCCTATGTTGGAATAAGCATAGATGGAGACGAGGAGACACACGACAGATTTAGAGGAATGAAAGGGGCTTTCAAAAGATCACTTAACGGGATCAGGCTTGTTCTTCAGGCTGGAATAAAAACAGGAATGAGATTCACAATAACATCCCAGACATACCGCTCTATTCCTTATATCTTTAAGCTTGCAGAAAAAGAAAACATACCAAAAATATATTTTTCTCATCTTGTTTATTCAGGTAGAGGAAGAAATTTGTCGCAGGCAGAAAAAGAGGAGTATAAAAAGATAGTTTATCAGATTATAAATAAGGCTTTTGAGTATGTTGAAAAAGGTATTCCTATAGACATAGTTACAGGCAACAATGAAGCTGATGCTGTTTTGTTTTACAAGATTTTTAAAGAAAGATACCCTGAAAAAGCTGAACTTCTTTATGAAAATCTAAAGATATGGGGAGGAAACCAGGCAGGGGTAAGGATAGCGGACATAGATTACAGGGGATTTGTGAAGCCGGACACATACTTTCCTTTAAAACTTGGAAATATTTATGAAAAAGATTTTTACCAGATATGGAACTCTAACGGAATACTGTCCAAACTCAGACAGCACCCAAGACCTGTAAAAGGAAAATGTGAGGAATGCAGTTTTTTAGATATATGCAACGGAAATTCCCGCTCAAGGGCTTATGCTGTTTATGGTGATTACTTTGCGGAGGATCCAGAATGCTACATCTGATACTGGCTATAGTTTTAATTTTTCAGATAGCCTTTGCTGAAAAACTTTATGTAGTTGAAAGGGAAAGAGGATCTCTTGCTGTTATTCAAGATAATAAACTGGTGAAAGAGATAAAAGATCTTGGTAACCTCAATCATTCAATCGTAAAAACCTCCGGTGATTACAGCTACTGTATTGCCAGAAATGGATATTTTTCAAAAATAGACAACAGGACAGACAAGGTTATAAAAAAGATAAAACCTGGAAAAAGTGGAATAGGTTTTAACTTTGTAAAAAATTATATAGCCATTGCCCATTATGATCCCAAAAAAGTAACAGTGCTGACAAAAGATCTTGAAATTAAAAAAGTTATAGATACAGGATCAAGAAATGTTGGGATAAAACCTTATAAAAATCTTCTTGTTTTTTCATTAATGGATAAAGATCAGATATGGGTTCTTGATGCAGATAAAGATTTTGAGGTTGTTCACAAGGTAAAAGATGCAGGGAAAATGCCTTTTGACGCTCTGATACACAAAAATAGATACATTGTGGGCTTTTTTAAAGAAAGAGGGGTGGGGATACTTGATCTTGATAACTTCAGCTATAAAAAGGCTGTTTTCAGATCAGATAGTAAGCAGGAAGTTGTTTTTAAAATACCCCATTTTGGAACGTGGGGGATTTTTGACAATAAGGCTTTAATTCCGGCTGTTGGGGAAAAAAGAGCTTATGTTGTTGATATTGAAAAAATGAATGTAATAAAACATATTAATCTTCCCGGTCTTCCAGTTTTCATATCTGTTTCCCCAAATAAAGACATTGCTGTTGTAAATTTCAGCGGAGATAAAGACCACCTGCTTTCTGTTATAGATCTTAAAAAACTTCAGGTTATCAAAACATTCCCTGCAGGAAAAAGGGTGATGCATATGAGATTTTCAAAAGATGGAAAAAAGCTGTATCTTTCATCATACTTTGATAACTCTTTAAAGGTGTATGATACAAAAAGCTGGAAATTAATTAAGGAAATAACAGTTCCAACACCTTCAGGAATTTTTATTGTTAGATAAAGGGGGATAATGTTATGGGAAAGGTATACATAGTAGGGGCAGGACCGGGAGACCCTGAACTGCTCACAATAAAAGCCCTAAAGGTAATAAGAAAAGCTGATGTTATACTTTACGACAGGCTAATAAACCCTGAAATACTATTCCATGCAAAGCCAGGGTGTGAACTTGTTTACGTAGGAAAAGAAGATGGAAAACACATTCTTGAGCAGGAAAAGATAAATTTTCTTCTTTATGAGTTTGCAAAAAATAATGAAACTGTAGTCAGGCTTAAAGGCGGTGATCCTTTTGTTTTTGGAAGGGGAGGAGAAGAGGCGATTTTTTTAAAAGAAAAGGGTATTCCTTTTGAGATAATTCCGGGAATAACCTCTGCCATCTCTGTTCCCCTTTACGCAGGAGTTCCTGTTACCCATAGAGGAACTGCTTCGTCATTTGCTGTTGTTACAGGACACGGATCAAAGGGTAAGTTTCCCGATATTAACTGGGATGCCCTTGCAGGTATTGACACAGTTATTTTCCTTATGGGTGTTTCAAACAGGCAGAAGATAGCACAAAACCTTATAAAAGCCGGTAAAAACCCTGACACACCTGTGATCTTTATAGAAAAAGGAACAACTAATGAACAGAAAGAGATTGAATCAACATTGAAAGAAGTGGCTGAAGGGGAGGTAAAGGTTCACCCTCCTGCTATATTCCTTGTTGGGGAAGTGGTTAAACTGAGGGAAAAAATAAACTGGCTTGAAGATGTTTTAGGGAGAGTAAAGGTATGATACAGCTATCTGATTTTGAAAAAAGTCTTTTAAAAATTGTTCAGGGAGAGATACCTGTAAACGACAGACCTTTTAGTCATATAGCACAGAATTTAGGATCAACAGAAGAAGAAGTGATAAAAACATTAAAAAATTTAAAAGAAAAAAAAATTATCAGGCAGATATCTCCTATTTATGATACAAAATCTCTGGGATACGACAGCTCTCTTGTTGCTTTCAAAGTAAATGGTGACATTGAGAAAGTGGCAGAGATTATAAATACCCACCCGGGAGTGAGTCACAACTACCAGAGAACTGATGATTTTAACATCTGGTTTACTATAGCTGTTCCCCCTGACAGTGAGTTTGGTCTTGAAAAAACTGTCCAGCTTCTTGCTGAAATTTCCGATGTTGATGATTATGTGATTTTAAAAACTGTTAAGCTTTACAAGATCGGGGTTAAATTAAGTTTTGAAGATATAAGAGAAAAAGATACAGTAAAAAGAGATGATAATAAAAAAAATAATATAAACTTAACAGAGATAGATAAAAAAATCATAAAGATAACCCAGGAAGACATTCCCCTTGTGGAAAAACCTTTTGAGATTTTGGCACAAAAGGCAGATCTGCCACAGGAGCACATTATCCAAAAACTGCAATTTTACAAGGAAAATGGTGTAATGAGAAGGTTTGCTGCGATCCTTTACCACAGAAAAGCTGGATTTAAGGCTAACGGCATGACCGTATGGAATGTTCCACCGGATAGGGAGGACGAAGTTGGATATAAACTTGCCTCTTTTAGATCAGTGAGCCATTGTTATAAAAGAACCACAAATGAAAAATGGAGATATAACATTTTTTCAATGATACACGGGAAAACGAAAGAAGAGCTGGAAAATTTTGTTTTTGATATTTCTCAGGAAATAGGAATAAAAGATTTCAAAATTCTTTACTCAACAAAAGAGTTTAAAAAGAGAAGAATTAAATATTTTTCTGATCAGTTTTACAAATGGGAGGTGGAAATAAAAAATGGAAGATATACTGGATCAGATATCAAAAGTTAAAAGAGATAAACTTGGAACAGACATACCGATACTTATCTTTAGAGTTTTAAGACATTACACAAATGTTTATGCGTCAGATCTACTGGGAGAGAAGGCATCAAATATACTTTTTATAAATGCAGGAAAAGCTCTTGGTGAGGCACTTGGACAAAGGCTATACGATGAAGATATAAACAAATATCTTGAAAACATAAGCAAGTTTGTTGAAGATGAAAAAATAGGGATTTTGAAAATTACTCATTTAGATGATAATAAACTTGTTGTTCAGCTTGATGAATGTATAACATGTGCCGGTATGGATAACATAGGAAAGAGGATATGCTTTTTTGAGGTTGGGCTTGTTGCTGGACTTGTTGAAAATTATCTTGGGAAAAGGGTTTTAGCTCAGGAAACTAAGTGCAACGCCAATGGTGAAGGAACCTGTGAAGTAACTGTAAATTTTGGTTAAAAAAAAGCCCCTTTCGGGGCTTATTTATCAAGTTGTTGCTGTAACAGGTGCTTCTTTCCTGGATAGATACAGTTTGTACACCAGATCAACAAGTATCAGGATAGCTCCTGCAACTATCATAATGTCAGGTATCAGTCTTATCCACAGCCAGAATCCCATTCCTTCAAGAACTTCTCTTGTTCTTGCCACCCAGTATCCGTAGTTGTATGCCCATTCCATCTGTTTTTCACCTATTACCAGAACGGGGAATGCAAACAGGAATATACCGCCTGTTGTAAGCCAGAAGCCGAGGTTTGACACTTTTTCGTCCCAGTGGAGACCTTTTGCAAGTGCGTTAGCCCTTGCTATGAAGTAAAGGAATGCTATTGAGATGTATCCAAACGCTCCAAGGAGAGCAACGTGTCCGTGAGCCATTCCAAAGTATGTTCCGTGTTCGTAGTAGTTGATTATAGGAAGGTTTATAAGCATTCCATAAAATCCTGCACCAAGCCAGTTGAGGAATGCAGAACCTGCCAGCCACAGGAACGCCATTCTGAATGGGAAGGCATCTCCTTTCCCTTTAATATGGAGGTATTCTTTTGTTGCTTCAATCATCAGTATAACAAGTGGAAGAGGCTCAAGAGATGAAAGAACTCCTCCCCAGGCTATCCAGTATTCATTTTCTCCCATCCAGAAGTAGTGGTGTCCTGTTCCTATTGTTCCTGCAGCAACAATCAGGAATGCCTCAAAGAACATCATTATCGTTGCAAATCTTGCACTGACAAGACCCAGGGCAACAGTTAAGAATGCGAGAGTTCCTGCAGCAAACAGCTCAAATGTGTTTTCAACCCACAGGTGGACAACCCACCATCTAAAGTAATCATCTATTGTAAAGTTAGGCATTATCTTATGCAGTGGTGCCATTCCTGCCATATACAGAACGGCTATAGCAAATGCTGACCATATTATCATTGCAAGAGGTGGTGTAATCTTTTCTGCTTTTCTTACAGTAAAGAATACTATTGTGAACCACAAAACAAGTCCCACAACAAGACCTATATCCCACAATCTACCCAGCTCAATATACTCCCTTCCTTCAGATCCAAGCCAGAACCAGAGTGAATCAGGTAATTTTCCTAAAGCGCCAAGCCATAGTCCGATAAGACCACCACCTCCAACAATAAGCAGAGCTATCCACAGAATGTCAACAGCCACAGGGAATTTAAAGTCCTTACCTCCTGACGCAAGAGGAGCTATGAAAAGTCCCCCAGCAAGCCAGCCTATTGCGATCCACAGAACAGCAAGGTTCAGATGAAATTCCCTTGCAACATTAAATGGAAGCAGTGACTGGGGTATGATCCAGCTATGGGCAGGATCAGCGTATAGGTGAGCCATGTAACCACCTAAAAGCGTTTGAAGAACGAAGAACAGTGGAACAAGAGGAACATACTTTATTACTTTTTCCTGCATTGGTGTAAGTTTTGTTATTTTGAGAGAAGCATCTACTTCTTTATGTGTATCAAACTTCAGGAAGTAATCGTAGAATGCCCACATCACAACAATTGTTAATGCCCAACAAGCCATAAAGGCTATCAAAGACCAGAAAAGTGATGAGTAAGTAGCATCTAAGCCTATAGCAGGTTCAGGAGGCCAGTTGTTTGTGTATGTTGGGTGCATATTAAGATTTTTGTAAACGCTCATAGGTTCGCCTAAGGATTTTATAGTGGTCACCTCTTCTTTAGGAGCAGCAGAAGGTCTGGGTGTAACAGCTACAAGTGTTGTCCAGTCAATAAATGCAGCCATCTTTTCGGCTTCTTCAGGTTTTACGAGACCTCCAATCCATGCGTACTGAGGATTTCCTTTTACAAGAAATTCAACAAGTTTTTCCTTGACTTTTAGCCAGGCTTTTTCATGCTGTGGTGTTAGCTGTGTGACACCTTCCTTTAAAGTGGACTTTTGTCTTACATCTTGGGTAACGAGAAAATCAATCTGAGTTTTTTCTTCTGGAGAAAGTTCAGAGTATTCTCTGCCAAACTTTTCCTGAGCATAAATTTCCCTTAGATTTACAATTTTTTCGTGGAGTATCCATGCTGTGTAGTCAGGACCTATGTAAGCACCATTTCCAAGAAGTGTTCCGTGATCCATAAGAACATATTTTTGAAAGTAAGCCTTACCCTGAACGATATCATCGTAAGTGTAAAGGGTTTGAGTTCCCCTAACCTCTTGCGGAATTGGAGGAACATTCTTGATCTGGTGAACTGTAAGCACGGTGAATAAACCTACCGCAGCTATTGTGGAAAGAACAAAGATCAGAAACCACTTCTTTGTGGTTTGATCCATCAAATTACTCATCTCCTAAACCCTCCTATGTTGTTAAATAAACTCTAACTATGTAAACAAACAGATAACTGAAAAACATAATGCCAAACAGTTTTTTGTATATTCTCTCTTCACCTCCTTTATAGATTAAAGCCAAAGAGATTACAAAAAGAACAACCACATAACCTAAGATCATAAATAGAGCACTCTGTCCTATAGGGTTAGAGGTAAGATCGTCCATTCCTGTCATAGTCAAAATAGAAAGCAGAAGAATTCCTGTTGCCCCTGTTATCATTACAAACATAAAGGATATTTTTAGATATTTTTTTACGGTGGTTTCATTCAGCAGATTTGAGTTTCCAAATGTAAAGACAAGAGAAATTCCAAAAAATGCTGCGTTGGAGATAACATGGAGCATATATGATATCTTCCACAGCCATGAACCAACTTCCATCATCTTTTTATGCTATCCTCCAAGCATTCTTATAAGCCCTATAATGCAGGGTCCTGTGAACAGCAGAAGCATTGTTATAAGAAAAACCGCCAGAGATATAACAATACCCCACTGTTTTGAATTCCATTGCGGCATTTAATCTCCAATATTTAATACTTTTTGGTCTTAAATTAATCAATAAATACCCCTCCTGCATTGATTTGTGTCAATGCTTTCATTTACAAAGTTATTTTTTTCTGAGGGTTAGGTGATATAATAGCCTGAACAATCATATCTTCTTCAGCCTCAAATCCGTGTGGTTCCTCAGGCTGGTAATAAAGAGATTCTCCTGTCTCAAGTGCCTCATAACTGTTCTCAGATCCGTAGTAAAATTTTCCTTTTCCTTTTAAAACAGTAACAAAAACATCGGATTTTGAAGCATGTAGGGGAATTTTCTGTCCTTCTTTCAGATAAAAATGGACAACAACGAGGTTGTCTGTTGCTATCATCTTTTCAGATACAGGTTTAACAGGATCAAACCTCTCAGAAACTGGATAGATTTTTATACTCATAATCTCCCTCCTATAAAATAAACATAAGTTTTGCAAGAATAACTATCAAGATGACAAGGACAAAAACCCCGTAGTGGGCATACTCAAACAGTTTGCTTTCAGATCTTCCCCTGACAAAAAGGAAAATTGCCGTTAAAACAAGCATCAAAACAGCAAATGCAAGAGATACTTTTGTTATCAGGAGTTTTCCAAAATTTGTTGACAGGTCAAGACTTTTAGCATGGAAATGGAACATGTATAGTCCTGAAATGTATAGGAGAAGGACAAATAAAGGAACTATTTTTATTCCCCTTTTTTGAATTATAATTTTTTCAATATTCCTGTATTCTTTTTCTCCAAATTTTTCTTTGAGTGCAGGAAGCAAAATAACTTCGGTAAAAACAACCCCACCAAACACAACAGCACAGATAAGATGTATCAGTTTTGCTAATTCATACATCTTTACACCTTCACGTTGCTAAATTTATCTATATTTTTTATTGCATCTTCAAGGGTTGTACTGCTAAACATGTTATAAATCTCTTCTCTTTTTTTAGCCCATAGATTGTGAATTGTGCAGGGATTTTCATCAGAACATTCCTCAAATCCAAGAATACAGTTATTAAAAAATTCCATACCATCTATTACCTCAACTATATCAATAAGCCTTATCTCTGAAGGTCTTTTTAAAAGCCTTACCCCTCCCTGAGGTCCCCTGTGGGACTCAAGCAGTCCTGCCTTGACAAGCTTTTGAAAGTTTTTAGATAAAAAGTAGAATGATAGCCCTAAATCTTCTGCTATTTTATGTATAGATATAAACTTTTCTTTAAATCCTTCTTTTTGAAGTTTTGCAATATAAATCATTGCTCTTATTGAGTCTTTACATGCGGCAGAGAGCATTACTCAAACCTCTCTATGTCGTATTTGAGGATATCCGGAAAGAAAAAGTCCTCTTCTTCTGTAAAATGATCTTTAAGTGTCTGGAAAAATTCATCTGCAGTTTTTATAATCTCAGATTTAAGATCCCTTCCTCTATACTTTCTTTCTCCCTTTTTATAAAGATCAATCAGGTATTCAAGATGCTGTATTATTTCGTCAAGTGTTCTGTGCCCAAAATTAAGAGCTTCAACATCAAAATCTGTAATTCCAGCCTCCTCAAGTGCCTTTTCAAGATCTTCCTCTTCAACTCTGGCATGTTCTAAAACATCTTTTTTTATAAAATCCATCAGCTCATCAAGAACATCTTCAGAAAACTGATTATCAAGCTTTTCTTTTAGTTCTTCTGTTTTTTTCAAAAAAACAACATGCTCCTGAGTTAATTGGTTAAGTATATCCTTCACTTTCTTAAAACTCATAATTTATCCTCCCATTCTTAATTTTGCAGCAAGGTATATTATAGATATTCCTAATATGAGATTTAAAACTCCTATTACCCTTGCTGCCACCTTAAATTTTTTTGCAAGATGAGATCTTGGACCAACATAAAAGTCGTGTATTACAGCCAGAATAACAGTCAAAATAAATAAATGAATCTTGTGGTGTAGAGTTGATGCGTAAGGATTTTTCCAGCCTAAAAGATCAGAAAAAGATACACCCATAGTATTCATGTTGTATAGTCCTGTTAAAAACAGTATAGGCAGTCCTACAACTGTTCCCCAGAAGCTGTATCTTTTTCCAACTTCCTGATAAGCCTTTACGCTTATATCTTCAGGCAGTTTTCTAACATAAGGAGAAAGGGCAAGCACCATAAAAAGCATTCCTCCTATCCAGAAAGAAGCCACAAGTATATGTACAGCCATTACTAAACTGTCCATATCTTCCTCAATTTAAGATTTAAGAGTATTTTATCTTAAATATAGCAAAACTTTATTGAAAAAATCAACCCTTTGAAAAGTTTTAAAAATTATTTTAAGCTTTAAAAAAAGGAGGAAAGAGATGGAAAACTATCCCCTTGTGGTTTTGCCAATTGATGATAAAGATATTGAAAAGACCCTTGCGATTGCTATTGATAAAAAAATAGACATGGTGGAGTTGAGAATAGATCAGTTTTCAAACCTTGATATTGGGTATGTTGTGGAAAAGGCAAAACTTGTCAAAAAGTATGAAATGGGAATGATAGCAACTGTTCGTTCAAAATCTGAAGGTGGAAGCGATATACCTGATGAAATCAGAATGAAAATATTTGAAGCTGTTGTTGAGTATGCAGATATACTTGATGTGGAGCTTACATCAAAAAATATAAACAGAAAGGTTGTAGAACTTGCAAAAGATGAAGGAAAGCTATCTCTTGTTTCATACCATGATTTTGAAAAAACTCCTGAAAATGAGGAAATACAGGAGATAATTGATGCATCTGCCCAGTTGGGGGCAGATATAATTAAATATGCGTTTAAGATAAACAGTATTGAAGACATCAGAAGGCTTATGTGTATCACTGCGAAAAATAGCCACAGAAAATTGGTAGCTATTGGTATGGGGGAACTTGGTAAGATAACCAGAGTGGCTGGATTTTTCTTCGGTTCTGTCTTAACTTATACCTATATTGGAAGAGCTTTCGCCCCAGGACAGATTGAGGCAGGGAAACTTATTGAAGAACTTAAATTTTACGGTTTAAGGAGTTAAAAAAAATGCAACATCTTACAAAACAGCAGATTGAGGAGCTTAAAAATATCCTTCTCCAGTGGAAGGATCAGCTTGTGAAAGAATCTCAGGAGTCTATAGGCGAACCCCTTTCTTATGAAGGTGGAGATGAGATTGATAGAGCTGACACAGAAGCAGGAAGACTTGTAATGCTTAGAAATCTTGACAGGGATAGAAAACTGCTTAAGAGAATAGAGTACACATTAAGAAAGATAGAAGCAGGAACTTACGGGATATGTGAGATGTGCGGTTCAGAAATACCTTACCAGAGGCTAAAGGCAAGACCTGTTGCAAAACTGTGTATACAGTGTAAAGAGCTTGAAGAAGAAAATGAGTGAGGCTTGCCATGAAGGTGAGAATAACAGATAACGATGCCCTCATAATAGTTGATATGCAAAATGATTTTATGCCGGGAGGTGCCCTTCCTGTTCCTGATGGAGATAAGATAATACCTGTTTTAAATAGATACATTCAGATATTTTCAGACAGGGGAAATCCTGTTTTTTTCACAAGGGACTGGCACCCTGAAAATCATATATCCTTTAAAGGACACGGAGGAATATGGCCTGTCCACTGTGTTCAGGATACCGAAGGTGCAAAGTTTCACCCAGATCTAATAATTCCAACAGACAACAAATTTATAATCTCAAAAGGAACATCAAAAGATTTTGACGCTTATTCTGGGTTTCAGGGGACTGTTCTGCATGATCTTCTGAGGGAAAGAGGGATAAAAAGACTGTTTATAGGCGGAGTGGCGACAGATTACTGTGTTTTTAATACGGCACTGGGAGGAATAAATTTAGGATATCAGGTTTTTGTTCTTTTAGACGGTATAAAAGGGGTTGACGTTAATAAGGAAGATTCTGAAAGGGCTTTAAACAAACTCCTTGAGAAAGGAGCATCTTTAATAGATCTAAAAGATATAATGTCCAGGTAAAAAACTTGATAAATTCAAAAAAAGGGCTATTCTTCACCTGATGTCAAAAGTTTTATGGAGGCTGTTTTAGTTGAACGAAAATCTAAAATACTCCTACATTGTTGATGTTGACCGTGCGATAGAGAGTTTAAAAGATTTTGAAAAGGATAAATACATTTTTTTAGACACAGAAGTTGCGGTTAAATCTTTTAAAGATATAGATTTTTTTCAGGACAAAGTTCGTCTTGTCCAGATCGGAAACAGAGAGAAGACTTACATATATGATATGTTCCGGATACCTGAATTTTCAAAGCATCTAAAAAAACTTTTAGAAAGTAAAGGTGTTGTAGGGCACAATCTCAAGTTTGACATTAAATTTCTTAAGACAAACTTTGATATTTTCCCTCAGATAGTTTTTGATACCATGATCGCATCACAGCTTTTATCTGAAAATGAAAGGGAAAAACATTCACTTCAGGCTGTAACATACAGGCTAACAGATGATGAACTGGATAAAACTCAGCAGTCTTCTGCTTGGGGATTAAGAAACCTCAGTAAAGAACAGATTGATTATGCAGCTAAAGATGTTCAGGCTTTAAGAGATATATTCCCAATTTTGAGAGACAGACTTAACAACATAAAAACTCCTCACAAAGCAACCGGAATAATACATGAGACATTTTCGCTGGACAACGCTGCAGCTGTAGTTGAGATGGCTTTCGTCCCCCAGCTTGCTTTGATTGAGCTTACAGGTATGCCTGTTGATGAAAAAGTTCTAAAGGATCAGCTTCAGAAGGTTTCATCAGATTACCAGAGAATGTATATAGATTTTGTTAGAAAATACGGTGTTGATCCTTTTTCTCCCCACAAAATTACCTACTGGCTTTCAACAAAATTAGGACTGAAACTTCCTAAAACACAGAAAGGTTCTCTCTCTTCACAGGACAGTGCATTAAGAAAATATATAGATAGAGAAGAGGTTAAACAGCTTGTTGAGATAAGATCAACAAAAAAAATACTTGATAAACTAAAAGAGCTATCCTCCCATACAAAAAACGGAAGGATTTACAGCGAGTTTAAACAAATTGGAGCTCCAACAGGAAGAATGGCTTCATCAAGACCGAATCTGCAGAACATAACAAGGGAGCTCAGAAAACTTTTTAAGACCCCGGAAGGAAGATCACTCATTGTTGCAGATTATTCCCAGATAGAACTGAGAATAGCTGCAGAGTATGTAGGAGATAATACTATGATAAAAGCGTTCTCTGAAGGAAAGGATCTACATAAATTTACAGCCTCTTTAATACTTGGTAAACCTTATGAAGATGTAACAAAAGAAGAAAGGCAGATGGCTAAGGCGATAAACTTCGGTCTCATTTACGGCATATCGCCAAAATCTTTAATGGAATATGCAAGGAACAACTACAGCATAGATATTTCAATGAAGGAAGCCCAGAAATTTCATGAAAGATTTTTTGAGGTGTATTCTGGTTTTAAAAATTGGCACGACAGGGTAAAACAGGATCTATCAAAAAAACATTCTCTTGTTGTTTACTCCCTTCTCGGAAGAAGAATGGTTGTTCATAGATTTACAGAGGCTGTAAACTTTCCTATACAGGCAACAGGAAGTGATCTTTTAAAGATGGCTGTTGTTTTCTTTGGAAAGCTGAAAAATGATCTTGATGCTCAGATTGTTAATCTTGTTCATGATGAGATAATTGTTGAGAGCAGTGAAGAAAACTCACAGAAGGCAAAAGAGATCCTTTCACAGAGTATGCTTAAGGCAGGTAAAATACTTCTTAGGAAAGTTCCTGTAGAGTTTGAGGTGGAGATCGTAGGAACATGGGCTGATAAATAATAAAGTAAAAAGTGATCTTTATTCCCCCTCCCCAACAGGTTCTGTGGAAGTTCCTAAGAACGCCCTTCCAGAAGCAAAATATATATAAACAGGTTTTTCATTCCTTAAAACATCAAGAACATTTTGAAACATGTGTGAAGGAAGGTGCATTCTTATTATTCCGTTCTGGACATAATCATTCTCAAAAAACATTCCAGGATCGTTGAACCTTATGTATGCCACAGGCTTACCTTTTTTGTCGTAAAGGGCGATCTGTGCTCTATTTGTCTGGTAACCTGATGGACTTCCGTAAAAAAGTATGTGGTATTTTGCGACCTGTGTTGCCATATCTGTGACCTCCTTTTGTTTTGAAAATAAATCTCTCTGAAGTTCTTTAAAAAGCAACAAAAAATTTCTGTGTTTAATAACATTATTCTATTTATAAGCTGTGTAA is drawn from Persephonella sp. and contains these coding sequences:
- a CDS encoding cupin domain-containing protein; this translates as MSIKIYPVSERFDPVKPVSEKMIATDNLVVVHFYLKEGQKIPLHASKSDVFVTVLKGKGKFYYGSENSYEALETGESLYYQPEEPHGFEAEEDMIVQAIISPNPQKKITL
- a CDS encoding Rrf2 family transcriptional regulator, which gives rise to MLSAACKDSIRAMIYIAKLQKEGFKEKFISIHKIAEDLGLSFYFLSKNFQKLVKAGLLESHRGPQGGVRLLKRPSEIRLIDIVEVIDGMEFFNNCILGFEECSDENPCTIHNLWAKKREEIYNMFSSTTLEDAIKNIDKFSNVKV
- a CDS encoding hemerythrin domain-containing protein — its product is MSFKKVKDILNQLTQEHVVFLKKTEELKEKLDNQFSEDVLDELMDFIKKDVLEHARVEEEDLEKALEEAGITDFDVEALNFGHRTLDEIIQHLEYLIDLYKKGERKYRGRDLKSEIIKTADEFFQTLKDHFTEEEDFFFPDILKYDIERFE
- a CDS encoding CopD family protein — translated: MDSLVMAVHILVASFWIGGMLFMVLALSPYVRKLPEDISVKAYQEVGKRYSFWGTVVGLPILFLTGLYNMNTMGVSFSDLLGWKNPYASTLHHKIHLFILTVILAVIHDFYVGPRSHLAKKFKVAARVIGVLNLILGISIIYLAAKLRMGG
- the aroD gene encoding type I 3-dehydroquinate dehydratase, whose protein sequence is MENYPLVVLPIDDKDIEKTLAIAIDKKIDMVELRIDQFSNLDIGYVVEKAKLVKKYEMGMIATVRSKSEGGSDIPDEIRMKIFEAVVEYADILDVELTSKNINRKVVELAKDEGKLSLVSYHDFEKTPENEEIQEIIDASAQLGADIIKYAFKINSIEDIRRLMCITAKNSHRKLVAIGMGELGKITRVAGFFFGSVLTYTYIGRAFAPGQIEAGKLIEELKFYGLRS
- the dksA gene encoding RNA polymerase-binding protein DksA, which translates into the protein MQHLTKQQIEELKNILLQWKDQLVKESQESIGEPLSYEGGDEIDRADTEAGRLVMLRNLDRDRKLLKRIEYTLRKIEAGTYGICEMCGSEIPYQRLKARPVAKLCIQCKELEEENE
- the pncA gene encoding bifunctional nicotinamidase/pyrazinamidase; its protein translation is MKVRITDNDALIIVDMQNDFMPGGALPVPDGDKIIPVLNRYIQIFSDRGNPVFFTRDWHPENHISFKGHGGIWPVHCVQDTEGAKFHPDLIIPTDNKFIISKGTSKDFDAYSGFQGTVLHDLLRERGIKRLFIGGVATDYCVFNTALGGINLGYQVFVLLDGIKGVDVNKEDSERALNKLLEKGASLIDLKDIMSR
- a CDS encoding bifunctional 3'-5' exonuclease/DNA polymerase, translating into MNENLKYSYIVDVDRAIESLKDFEKDKYIFLDTEVAVKSFKDIDFFQDKVRLVQIGNREKTYIYDMFRIPEFSKHLKKLLESKGVVGHNLKFDIKFLKTNFDIFPQIVFDTMIASQLLSENEREKHSLQAVTYRLTDDELDKTQQSSAWGLRNLSKEQIDYAAKDVQALRDIFPILRDRLNNIKTPHKATGIIHETFSLDNAAAVVEMAFVPQLALIELTGMPVDEKVLKDQLQKVSSDYQRMYIDFVRKYGVDPFSPHKITYWLSTKLGLKLPKTQKGSLSSQDSALRKYIDREEVKQLVEIRSTKKILDKLKELSSHTKNGRIYSEFKQIGAPTGRMASSRPNLQNITRELRKLFKTPEGRSLIVADYSQIELRIAAEYVGDNTMIKAFSEGKDLHKFTASLILGKPYEDVTKEERQMAKAINFGLIYGISPKSLMEYARNNYSIDISMKEAQKFHERFFEVYSGFKNWHDRVKQDLSKKHSLVVYSLLGRRMVVHRFTEAVNFPIQATGSDLLKMAVVFFGKLKNDLDAQIVNLVHDEIIVESSEENSQKAKEILSQSMLKAGKILLRKVPVEFEVEIVGTWADK